A window of Candidatus Saccharibacteria bacterium contains these coding sequences:
- a CDS encoding metallopeptidase family protein → MLEVSDKEFEQMIADAMDELPEHYAQEMNNVAITWDDEPTPHQREQLKLRCDQTLFGLYEGIPQTHRGAGYNLVLPDKITIFKLPMLAAVSTMEELRGQVKHTLWHELAHHFGLEHHRIHEIERQRQSPFGDAATA, encoded by the coding sequence ATGCTCGAGGTGTCGGATAAAGAATTTGAACAGATGATTGCAGACGCCATGGACGAGCTGCCCGAGCACTACGCGCAGGAGATGAACAACGTCGCCATCACCTGGGACGACGAGCCGACGCCGCACCAGCGCGAGCAGCTCAAGCTCCGCTGCGATCAGACCCTGTTCGGCCTCTACGAAGGCATTCCACAGACTCATCGCGGTGCTGGCTATAACCTGGTATTGCCCGACAAGATCACCATTTTCAAACTGCCCATGCTGGCGGCTGTCAGTACCATGGAAGAGCTGCGCGGCCAGGTCAAGCACACGCTCTGGCACGAACTGGCACATCACTTCGGCCTGGAGCACCACCGCATCCACGAAATTGAGCGGCAGCGGCAGTCGCCGTTCGGCGATGCCGCGACCGCCTGA
- a CDS encoding lysine--tRNA ligase, which translates to MATLKDYRNERLRKLDELKTKGIDPYPAKAHRSHELGAITADFATLENTDVSVVGRVTAIRKFGKIAFIAVRDASGSLQLFLRADNVSPLDVAAGTIGFAELPLLDTGDFIEAAGPVIKTKTGEVSVDVQRLRLLTKALRPLPTSFDGLKDKEERLRRRYVDTAINEEVRQRFIRRSRFWQAAREFLLAEGFIEINVPVLEHTTGGADANPFVTHMDALDEEFYLRISHELPLKRLIGGGYEKVFDIGPRFRNENYSDEHLPEHVAMEWYWAYANWDLGMELTQRMLRCIADATWGTRQFTLANGMTVDFGKDGTDWPRVSFVEVIRDRYGIDVFNCTLTEVQAKIKEHKIELEKGDNVGRCIDKLWKKVRVELAGPAFLVDIPTFLQPLAKLQAADGRLTEQFNLLLGGTEACKAYSELNDPVDQLNRFLEQQQLRDAGDDEAMMLDIDFVEMLEYGMPPACGYGHSERLFWILEGVTAREGVPFPQLRRSVDDVTRGIYPEVFKAEG; encoded by the coding sequence ATGGCAACACTGAAAGACTACCGCAACGAACGGCTGAGGAAGCTTGATGAACTCAAGACGAAGGGAATCGATCCGTACCCGGCCAAGGCACACCGCAGCCACGAGCTGGGGGCTATTACTGCTGACTTTGCAACGCTCGAGAACACGGACGTCAGCGTGGTGGGGCGCGTCACGGCTATCCGTAAGTTCGGCAAGATCGCTTTCATCGCCGTCCGCGATGCCAGCGGCAGCCTGCAGCTGTTCCTGCGGGCCGACAACGTATCACCCTTGGATGTCGCGGCCGGTACTATCGGTTTTGCTGAACTGCCCCTGCTTGATACCGGTGATTTCATCGAGGCAGCCGGCCCGGTCATCAAAACCAAGACCGGGGAAGTCTCCGTCGATGTGCAGCGCCTGCGCCTGCTGACCAAAGCCCTGCGCCCGTTGCCGACCAGCTTTGACGGCCTCAAAGACAAAGAGGAGCGCCTGCGCCGCCGCTATGTCGACACCGCTATTAATGAAGAGGTGCGCCAGCGCTTCATCCGCCGCAGCCGCTTTTGGCAGGCCGCCCGTGAGTTCTTGCTGGCCGAAGGCTTCATCGAAATCAACGTGCCCGTCCTGGAGCACACCACCGGCGGAGCTGACGCCAATCCCTTCGTCACCCATATGGATGCGCTCGACGAGGAGTTCTACCTGCGCATCAGCCACGAACTGCCGTTGAAACGCCTGATCGGCGGCGGCTACGAAAAAGTCTTCGATATCGGCCCGCGCTTCCGCAACGAGAACTACTCCGATGAACACCTGCCGGAGCACGTTGCCATGGAGTGGTACTGGGCCTACGCCAACTGGGACCTCGGCATGGAACTCACGCAGCGGATGTTGCGGTGCATCGCCGATGCCACCTGGGGCACCCGCCAGTTTACATTGGCGAATGGCATGACGGTCGACTTTGGCAAAGACGGCACTGATTGGCCGCGTGTCAGCTTCGTCGAGGTCATCCGCGACCGTTACGGCATTGATGTGTTCAACTGTACGCTCACCGAAGTCCAGGCCAAGATAAAAGAACACAAGATTGAACTGGAGAAGGGCGACAACGTCGGCCGCTGCATCGATAAGCTGTGGAAGAAAGTCCGCGTCGAACTGGCCGGTCCGGCCTTTCTGGTGGATATCCCGACCTTCCTGCAGCCCCTTGCCAAGCTACAGGCCGCCGATGGCCGGCTGACCGAGCAGTTCAACCTGCTGCTGGGCGGCACCGAAGCCTGCAAGGCCTATAGCGAACTCAATGACCCGGTGGATCAGCTGAACCGTTTTCTGGAGCAGCAACAACTGCGTGACGCCGGTGACGATGAGGCCATGATGCTTGACATCGACTTCGTGGAGATGCTCGAATATGGTATGCCGCCAGCCTGCGGCTATGGCCATTCCGAGCGTCTCTTTTGGATTCTAGAGGGCGTCACCGCCCGTGAGGGCGTGCCGTTCCCGCAGCTGCGCCGCAGTGTCGATGACGTGACGCGCGGTATCTATCCTGAAGTGTTCAAGGCGGAAGGGTAG
- the greA gene encoding transcription elongation factor GreA, which yields MIKKDYQLTKDGKLELENELDELIGQRGVIASKIATARDFGDLSENAEYSAAKDEQSQVETRIAEIESILKHATIIKGGKGTKVGIGSTVEMKTEGKTVTYTIVGSVEADPLEGKISNESPIGSALIGKKISDKITITTPKGKMEYEITNLS from the coding sequence ATGATTAAAAAAGATTACCAATTGACCAAAGACGGCAAGCTCGAGCTTGAGAACGAATTAGACGAACTGATCGGCCAGCGTGGCGTCATTGCCAGCAAGATCGCTACTGCCCGCGATTTTGGGGACCTGAGCGAAAACGCTGAGTACAGCGCCGCCAAGGACGAACAGTCCCAGGTAGAGACCCGTATCGCCGAGATTGAGAGTATTCTCAAGCACGCCACCATCATCAAGGGCGGCAAGGGAACCAAGGTCGGCATCGGCAGCACTGTCGAGATGAAGACCGAAGGCAAGACCGTCACCTACACCATCGTCGGTTCGGTCGAGGCTGATCCACTCGAGGGCAAGATCAGTAACGAATCGCCTATCGGCAGCGCCCTGATCGGCAAGAAGATCAGTGACAAGATTACCATCACTACCCCCAAAGGCAAGATGGAATACGAAATCACCAATCTGTCTTAA
- the proS gene encoding proline--tRNA ligase codes for MKMSRLFTKTRKQAPADEVARNAQLLIKAGYIHKEMAGVYAYLPLGLKVIENIKAIVREEMNATGGQELIMTSLQRKELWETTDRWDDEKVDVWFKSSLKNGTEVGFGWSHEEQITEMMKNYITSYRDLPANVYQFQTKLRNELRAKSGIMRGREFVMKDAYTYSRSDEEHQKIYDAITEAYLRVFERVGLGDVTFVTFASGGAFTQYSHEFQTLSEAGEDIVFRVPSTGETFNEEIAPAKAAAVKADKELLPMQSIEGKGVIGVEALAKQMGIAPEKTTKTMLYQAADGAVIAVVIRGGRKINEEKLAAIAGSSVKLADEATVKRVTGAEIGYAGLLNLPSDVRIIVDDSCAGLTNFEMGANKTNYHNCNVNWGRDLPEPEQFYDIKIAVSGDLHPETGEVYEVHKAAEVGNIFSFGTTKSEQLGLYFSDEDGTERPVVLGSYGIGITRLMGVLVEHFADERGIVWPENVAPYQVVLVRLGASDEVTAEADALYEKLQSSGVTVLYDDRDARAGEKFADADLIGIPHRVVISEKLVAAGKVEYKHRTKAEPELLTTKELEKRLRSPMKH; via the coding sequence ATGAAAATGTCACGCTTATTTACTAAGACGCGCAAGCAGGCTCCTGCCGACGAGGTGGCCCGCAATGCTCAGCTGCTTATCAAGGCCGGCTACATCCACAAGGAGATGGCTGGCGTCTATGCCTACCTGCCGCTCGGTCTGAAGGTCATCGAGAACATCAAAGCCATCGTCCGCGAAGAGATGAACGCTACCGGCGGCCAGGAACTGATAATGACCAGCCTGCAGCGCAAAGAACTATGGGAAACCACCGACCGCTGGGATGACGAGAAGGTGGATGTCTGGTTCAAGTCCAGCCTGAAGAACGGCACCGAGGTCGGTTTTGGCTGGTCGCACGAAGAGCAGATCACCGAAATGATGAAGAATTACATCACCAGTTACCGCGACCTGCCCGCCAACGTCTACCAGTTCCAGACCAAGCTGCGCAACGAGCTGCGTGCCAAGAGCGGCATTATGCGCGGGCGCGAATTCGTCATGAAGGATGCCTACACCTACTCACGCAGCGACGAAGAGCACCAGAAGATCTACGACGCCATCACTGAGGCGTACCTGCGCGTCTTTGAGCGGGTCGGTCTGGGCGACGTCACCTTCGTCACCTTTGCCTCCGGCGGCGCCTTCACGCAGTACAGCCATGAGTTCCAGACACTCAGTGAAGCCGGTGAAGATATCGTTTTCCGCGTGCCGTCCACCGGCGAGACCTTCAACGAAGAAATTGCTCCCGCCAAAGCGGCGGCTGTCAAGGCCGACAAGGAATTGTTGCCGATGCAGTCAATCGAGGGCAAGGGCGTCATCGGCGTCGAGGCGCTGGCCAAGCAGATGGGCATCGCGCCTGAGAAGACCACCAAGACCATGCTGTATCAGGCCGCTGATGGCGCCGTCATCGCCGTGGTTATCCGTGGCGGCCGCAAGATCAACGAAGAAAAACTGGCGGCCATCGCCGGCTCATCAGTCAAGCTGGCCGACGAGGCCACGGTCAAGCGGGTGACTGGTGCCGAGATCGGCTACGCCGGCCTGCTGAACCTGCCTAGCGATGTCCGCATCATCGTTGACGATTCCTGCGCCGGCCTGACGAACTTCGAGATGGGCGCCAACAAGACCAATTACCACAACTGCAACGTCAACTGGGGGCGTGACCTGCCCGAGCCCGAGCAGTTCTACGACATCAAGATCGCGGTAAGCGGCGACCTGCACCCGGAGACCGGCGAGGTCTACGAAGTGCATAAGGCAGCAGAGGTGGGCAACATCTTCAGTTTCGGCACTACCAAGAGCGAGCAGCTTGGCCTGTACTTCTCGGACGAGGACGGCACTGAGCGGCCGGTCGTGCTGGGATCGTACGGCATCGGCATCACCCGGCTGATGGGCGTGCTGGTGGAGCATTTCGCCGACGAGCGCGGCATCGTCTGGCCGGAGAACGTCGCGCCGTACCAAGTGGTGCTGGTGCGGCTGGGCGCCAGTGACGAGGTCACAGCCGAAGCCGACGCGCTGTATGAAAAATTACAGTCAAGTGGCGTCACAGTATTGTACGATGATCGTGACGCCCGTGCCGGCGAGAAGTTTGCCGACGCCGACCTCATCGGTATCCCGCACCGGGTCGTCATCAGCGAAAAGCTTGTAGCAGCCGGAAAAGTTGAATACAAGCACCGTACCAAGGCCGAACCCGAACTGCTGACCACCAAAGAACTAGAGAAGCGCCTACGATCACCCATGAAGCACTGA
- a CDS encoding CPBP family intramembrane metalloprotease, giving the protein MPAARTQQGGAWQRVRLATAVMLSMVAAYFGSMILAGWLVPPASSLPWLSGTAYAVVAGAVFYGLLAAVLLLLARQVFQAGREHVGVVRVRRWRYAVFLPGILLLYYLFSFLVSAGLLLLVPSAEGSGQDIGFHPQGTADLALTFFLLVVMAPLAEEFVFRGYFFGLLRRAVSFRTAAIIVSLLFGLVHVQDFGNIAWTLVIDTAALSLAACWLRERSGHIWFGVLLHSLKNLVAFVLLFIVNISAG; this is encoded by the coding sequence ATGCCAGCCGCCCGGACGCAGCAGGGCGGCGCCTGGCAGCGGGTGCGGCTGGCCACGGCCGTCATGCTGTCGATGGTAGCTGCCTACTTTGGCAGTATGATACTGGCGGGGTGGCTGGTGCCGCCGGCTTCGAGTCTGCCATGGCTCTCCGGGACGGCGTATGCGGTAGTGGCGGGCGCGGTCTTCTACGGTCTGCTGGCCGCCGTCCTGCTGTTGCTGGCCCGGCAGGTATTCCAGGCTGGACGGGAGCATGTGGGAGTGGTGCGGGTGCGCCGCTGGCGCTATGCGGTCTTTTTGCCTGGCATACTGCTGCTGTACTACCTGTTCTCGTTTCTCGTCAGCGCCGGATTGCTGCTGCTTGTCCCGTCGGCGGAAGGGTCGGGGCAGGATATCGGTTTCCATCCGCAAGGCACTGCCGACCTGGCACTGACATTCTTCCTGTTAGTAGTGATGGCGCCGCTGGCGGAGGAATTCGTCTTCCGCGGCTACTTCTTCGGGCTGCTGCGGCGGGCGGTCAGCTTTCGGACGGCGGCCATCATCGTCAGCCTGTTGTTCGGCCTGGTGCATGTGCAGGACTTCGGTAATATCGCCTGGACCCTGGTGATCGATACGGCGGCGCTGAGCCTGGCGGCCTGCTGGCTGCGGGAGCGCAGCGGCCACATCTGGTTCGGCGTCCTGCTGCATAGTTTGAAAAATCTGGTGGCTTTTGTGTTATTGTTTATAGTGAACATATCCGCGGGCTAG